A single genomic interval of Malania oleifera isolate guangnan ecotype guangnan chromosome 11, ASM2987363v1, whole genome shotgun sequence harbors:
- the LOC131168255 gene encoding mitochondrial import receptor subunit TOM20-like: MDMGMQNDLDRLLFFEHARKTSESVYAKNPGDADNLTRWGGALMELSQFQNVSESKKMIKDAISKLEEALTINPKKHDALWCLGNAHTSHAFLTPDQDEAREYFDKANRYFQQAVEEDPGNEIYQKSLDVAAKAPEFHMEIHKHGLTQQAMGSGPSTSSGAKTAKKKKCSDFKYDVFGWVILAVGIVAWVGFAKSHVPPPAPR, encoded by the exons ATGGACATGGGTATGCAGAACGATTTGGACCGTCTGCTCTTCTTCGAGCACGCTCGCAAGACGTCCGAGTCGGTCTACGCCAAAAACCCTGGAGATGCGGAC AACCTGACGAGGTGGGGCGGGGCGTTGATGGAGTTATCGCAGTTCCAGAATGTTTCAGAATCGAAGAAGATGATTAAGG ATGCAATATCAAAGCTGGAGGAGGCACTGACGATTAATCCCAAAAAACATGATGCTTTGTGGTGCCTGGGAAATGCTCACACGTCCCACGCGTTTCTTACTCCTGATCAGGATGAGGCTAGGGAGTATTTTGACAAGGCCAATCGGTACTTTCAGCAAGCTGTCGAAGAG GATCCTGGGAATGAGATATACCAAAAATCTTTGGATGTGGCCGCTAAG GCCCCTGAATTCCACATGGAGATCCATAAGCATGGTTTGACTCAACAAGCAATGGGATCAGGACCCTCTACATCTTCAGGTGCAAAG ACTGCGAAAAAGAAGAAGTGCAGTGATTTTAAGTACGACGTATTCGGGTGGGTCATCCTTGCCGTTGGTATTGTTGCATGGGTGGGTTTTGCAAAATCTCATGTGCCTCCACCAGCTCCAAGATAA